From the Macrobrachium rosenbergii isolate ZJJX-2024 chromosome 50, ASM4041242v1, whole genome shotgun sequence genome, the window attcatttatttaaaattatgatatgaattttaattttattttaaaatgattgaaattttaattgtttttaagcaACGATAAGCAAGCTTTTTCTGCAGTATGACAATGAAATTAAGAACTATGCttcttatctaaaaaaaatacagtgatgAAGAAATTATGGGATAATgaataagaacgagagagagagagagagagagagagagagagagagagagagagagagagagagagagagggagaatatcaGTTAGCTACTTTTCAGcttaaaaacaattctttttattttcaaactgtgATGACGTCACAACCCCTAGCGAGGTGGCCATGGTGTTATAGGCCTATGTTGAGATACCTAGAGTTTCTGAGGGATCATATAAATTCAATTAATCGctttagaactatatatatatatatatatatatatatatatatatatatatatatatatatattctatggaaaaaaagacaaagagaattctgataaaagaaggaaagggggTAAGTCGGCAGAATTGAGAGTAGACCTAACCCAGAAAAGAAGAATGTAGGCATCCATGATTGAGGGAGGAGGTGAGTGCGGGGTTGAGAATGAACCACGTCctctaatctttctttctctctctaatctttctttctctctctctctctttcaaaaaaaaatgtaaaatgtttaattacAACACCACATGAATCACTCAAATAAGTCCACGGAGGTGGATAGGGTTTGAGTGataactctccctcactctctctatctctccatctatctttctctctttattatatatattccaatgaTAGAACATGGATGGAGACATagacaatgaaatataaaaaaaaaaaaatcagacaataGTGATGGACTCTAGCACATAGGCCAAGCAAAAACTTTTATTCTAATATTCTTGAATTATCTGCCCCGTTTTAAATATATCCTAATGTTTTGATTTAAAGTACGAGTATTGAATGCCGGAAAGGAATTTCAACGTTGATAGATGAATAAGAGTcaattcaaatattaaataatctcGGGAGGACGTACCAAAAAGAGGGAAGCCGTGGAACCTGTCTTATTATCATCACGTCTCAAGGGCAACTGAGGCCGTTCTCCCCACGGACCCCACGGGACACCTCCctgccctctttctctctctctccctaagaaCAAGATCAGTTTTCCTCAGCCAGCCTGTACCTTAATAACTAAAAAActaaagcaataaacaaatatataaattaataagtaaataaatgtataaatcgAGAAATTAAGTTGGCGTGTCAACCCAACATAACACTAGGCAACACGTCATACGTCTACAACGGCCCACCCGTTCTCTAACACTTTCGTTAAAACAGAAGTTGGTAAATTAACTAATGCTTTACAGCCTAAACAAAATTGTGGAGTTTTGGGTTCAAAAGTTTCCTTAAACATTCGGGCAATGggtatatggaaaaaaaatatattctttagcAATTTAAAGTAGCATACATGAGGGATAAAGATtggtaaatgaaacaaaaatgattcTGTGCCTTTTAATTAAAACATGCGTGATATCACTTTACTATAAAAAATGGGCATGCACGCTTCGAATGCTTAATAAtcatctatgcataaatatatCTTACAGATAATATAGCGAAAGTATtcgttccattttattttccaggcggaaataaatgttaaaaaaatgtaatcattGTTTTATAAAGCTGGTAGGACTGGATTTAGAAATAGAAGCGATGACTTCGTTGTTCGTTTTCAAAAACAAACAGCTAGGAACGTGACACAGAGTTACAGAGTTCCAGAGTAGGTTGACACAAACACAATTTACTGATGTACAGTTCAGAGTCAGTTAGCACAAACACAGTCCACTATACAAATATGTGTTTGTGATTCTCCAGTCTCGAGTGAGCCGTGATGATTTCTGGCAACATTTTCCTAaaactcctcttctttctctgtcctGAAGGATCTTGTGGTGCCAACGCGTAGGATGTcctgaaatgtaaaataaactgaGGGGATTCTACAACTATAAAGTTCCTGTGTGTATATGTTGacgatacagacacacacacacacgaaaaacagGAATCTTTCCACTTACTCATAAATTTTCGTAAACTTTTTTTCAGAGGTCAGACTTTACCGTCAAGATTTTACGTTCCTGATATTTAGTAGGCTTGAGCTCAAACTGTTCTTTGAATAATATGCTTGGGGAAACATGAAGATTAAAAGACTCGGGATAGGGTTATCCAGGATTTCTTAACATTATGACACATTATAACCTGAACACTaccataattatttaattattttctaataagaTTAACCAATATCAGTAAAGGTGGGTAAGCTAATCACTCATTTCATTAGTGAAGGAACTGACGTATATTAAGAAACTGATATGTCATGTTTATAAGATACAAATACTACGTGTAATGCTGTCATTTTTCCTGCCTTTGGTCTTTCATTTGCAGGGGAAGTAGATTCATTTGCTCCACGATGACGAGATTCCCTACtggaatacaaaaagaagaagaaaatgaggaaaactcTAAGCGAATCAGCTACTAGCGCTTCGATGCATTTTTTGATACGCacgtcttcagagagagagagagagagagagagagagagagagacgtgagtttaccagagacagggagagaaaaagagggagagagccGTGAGTTTGCCAGAGAGAGCCGTGagcttgccagagagagagagagagagagagagagagagagcgagcgagccgTGAGTTACcaaagagagagcgagcgagagagaattTACCTGTAGTTCCGGAGAAGACAAAACCCAGTCGCCGTGATGATAATCATAACCAGTATCCCAACGATGATCACAGCCAGGTAGATCGTCTCAAAATAACAGCCACTGCTCTCCGAGAAATTGATGTCATACTTCTGACGTAATTCCTCTATGGTAGATTCTTCGAGCCCCTCGAGTGGTTCCGTTTCGTCGCTATCCTCAtctgtaaagtaataataataataaataataataataataataataataataataataatattcgggGCACAAAGACCTGGGATAAATCCTAGACTAATACAGTTTAATAGATCATGCTGGCGGAtttattcttgaataaatctACTTTCGTAAAAGGCAGTCGTGTTATGTCTCTTCTGTAATTTTAACAGAACttacattgtttttctttaaaaacaacaaTGGTCTGAAAAACACTCCTACAATGATCTCAGTTTTACCTTTCTGCAATTTACAATTTAGTTTCTGTCGTCACATCAATTTCCACAAATCCTTTCAGACGTCAATCATTAAGAAACCCTTCACTCAGGtttgtaatttataatacaaaatattcagCCCCTATACTTGCCACTACATCAAAGGTCAAGACTCGCTCACCTAGGGGTCAACCACCACACTGAAGAATAAACATTCTGAGCTTTTCAATATCTTGGTAACCTTTCGCTACAATTTGCACAAGCTGATGCCCTTTACTTCTACCCTGGACTGAAGAAGAGGACCAAGCTTTCTGGAAACTCTTATCACTACAAACCTAGGAGCCCCTACCAGAAGAatattacagaatacagaatttaggctaaaggccaagcaccaggacctatgaggtcattcaacgctgaaagggaaattgttcgtaagagggtctgaaaggtgtaacaggaggaaaacctcgcagttgcactaggagacaatttttagagagggtgtaAAGtcagacaggagaaagagaatatgaacggaggtacagtaaaagaaatatcagAGGACCCATGCGAGGAATAAACGGAGTAACCTCTTCCCTCTCGTGCCAAGTGAACGAGAGATGAACGGGACCGTGGTTAACTCTCCTTACCTGGTATGTGCTGTGGGGTTGTGGATGCAGGGGTTACGTCTCTGTTGCACATGCTCTCTTTGCAACAGACGAGGCGAATGGAGAACGGAATTGGATTGACGCAGAGTAATCCAGAGCCACTGTGAAGATCCAGAAATGGAACTGGTGAATTAAACTGAAGTTTAAGGTCATAACCATTCACTAATATGATGgttttcactgtaaaaatatttgatatcatCAGCTTACATACAGTAATTGAACAGTGGGATGTTTTAAATCAAAGAGGAGAACTGGAAGTTCAGTCATTTACTTTAGTAATTGtctctgagaaagagagagaaaaaaagataattttgttggGTTAGTTATTTACGAAAGTAGAATTTTGTTGGTTTTGcgtcttatatttattttacatta encodes:
- the LOC136832679 gene encoding uncharacterized protein isoform X1 — translated: MEHDTCHQTPVSPPWRRHLIKTSKGRLKSGDSADGVQDRQQPATQPKPGDITTTFRYSSAHYQSFFLLVTFILLTRPFLPAADKADGEITCECTTLACRKNGEHTCTTRNSCYSQLLKHRDGFSPITRGCISENGSGLLCVNPIPFSIRLVCCKESMCNRDVTPASTTPQHIPDEDSDETEPLEGLEESTIEELRQKYDINFSESSGCYFETIYLAVIIVGILVMIIITATGFCLLRNYRTSYALAPQDPSGQRKKRSFRKMLPEIITAHSRLENHKHIFV
- the LOC136832679 gene encoding uncharacterized protein isoform X2; amino-acid sequence: MEHDTCHQTPVSPPWRRHLIKTSKGRLKSGDSADGVQDRQQPATQPKPGDITTTFRYSSAHYQSFFLLVTFILLTRPFLPAADKDGEITCECTTLACRKNGEHTCTTRNSCYSQLLKHRDGFSPITRGCISENGSGLLCVNPIPFSIRLVCCKESMCNRDVTPASTTPQHIPDEDSDETEPLEGLEESTIEELRQKYDINFSESSGCYFETIYLAVIIVGILVMIIITATGFCLLRNYRTSYALAPQDPSGQRKKRSFRKMLPEIITAHSRLENHKHIFV